A section of the Pseudomonas flavescens genome encodes:
- a CDS encoding HEAT repeat domain-containing protein → MTDLSTYVSTDNPDILDLLPRLQDEDAGVRRIALIELADLEEPDALPWLTHALTRDTSADVRAEAARLLEAWEEPEVVNGLCAALTDADARVRGAAAQSLSELKTADAGRVVLPWARHADPFVRASALRALRELRLIDSVPTAVAALQDSDAFVRREAVGILGWLKQADALPQLARLASDDTDTEVRRAATGALGLASDDSVLPALQTALKDREWQVREEAATTLGKVGHAGAGPALLEALSDSYWQVRLRAVRSLGRLRFAAAREALVELLGHAISNLRKESALALGELGDAQALPALLAVEHDADPEVRKAVRIAIGQLRLQKS, encoded by the coding sequence ATGACCGACCTGAGCACCTATGTAAGCACCGATAACCCCGACATTCTCGACCTGCTGCCACGCCTGCAAGATGAGGACGCCGGCGTGCGCCGCATCGCCCTGATCGAACTGGCGGACCTGGAGGAGCCGGACGCCTTGCCCTGGCTGACCCATGCCCTGACCCGTGACACATCCGCCGATGTCCGCGCCGAGGCGGCTCGCCTGCTGGAGGCCTGGGAGGAGCCCGAGGTGGTAAATGGCCTGTGCGCTGCCCTGACCGATGCCGACGCCCGCGTGCGCGGCGCCGCAGCCCAGAGCCTCAGCGAGTTGAAAACCGCCGATGCCGGTCGCGTGGTGCTGCCCTGGGCCAGGCATGCCGACCCGTTCGTGCGGGCCAGTGCCTTGCGAGCCCTGCGCGAGTTGCGGCTGATCGACAGCGTACCCACTGCCGTCGCCGCGCTGCAGGACAGCGATGCCTTCGTGCGCCGTGAAGCGGTCGGTATCCTCGGCTGGTTGAAACAGGCCGATGCGCTGCCGCAACTGGCGCGCCTGGCCAGCGACGATACCGATACCGAAGTACGCCGTGCCGCCACCGGTGCGCTGGGGCTGGCCAGCGACGACAGCGTGCTGCCAGCCCTGCAGACGGCGCTCAAGGATCGCGAATGGCAGGTGCGTGAAGAGGCCGCCACCACCCTCGGCAAAGTTGGCCACGCGGGTGCCGGCCCTGCGCTGCTGGAGGCGCTGAGCGACAGCTACTGGCAGGTACGGCTGCGTGCGGTGCGCTCGCTCGGCCGCCTGCGATTCGCCGCGGCCCGTGAGGCGCTGGTGGAACTGCTTGGGCACGCCATCAGCAACCTGCGCAAGGAGTCCGCGCTGGCGCTTGGCGAACTGGGCGACGCTCAGGCACTGCCCGCATTGCTGGCCGTCGAGCACGATGCCGACCCGGAAGTGCGCAAGGCGGTGCGTATCGCCATCGGCCAGTTGCGCCTGCAAAAGTCATGA
- a CDS encoding type B 50S ribosomal protein L31, translating into MKPGIHPDYRPVLFHDVSADTYWLIGSTVSTDKTREHSDGNTYPYVTLDISSASHPIYTGQQRQTASEGRVAGFNKRFAGFAGARS; encoded by the coding sequence ATGAAACCTGGTATCCACCCCGACTACCGCCCCGTGCTGTTTCACGATGTCTCGGCCGACACCTATTGGCTGATCGGTTCCACCGTCAGCACCGACAAGACCCGCGAGCACAGCGACGGCAACACCTATCCCTACGTCACGCTCGATATCTCCAGCGCGTCGCACCCGATCTACACCGGCCAGCAGCGCCAGACGGCAAGCGAAGGTCGGGTGGCCGGCTTCAACAAACGCTTCGCCGGTTTCGCAGGAGCCCGCTCATGA
- the ykgO gene encoding type B 50S ribosomal protein L36, with amino-acid sequence MKVVASLKQAKLRHRDCQIVKRRGRIYVICKTEPRFKCVQGRPKPQRKNKG; translated from the coding sequence ATGAAAGTCGTCGCCTCGCTGAAACAGGCCAAACTGCGCCACCGCGATTGCCAGATCGTCAAGCGCCGGGGTCGCATCTACGTGATCTGCAAGACCGAACCACGCTTCAAGTGCGTGCAAGGCCGGCCCAAACCGCAGCGCAAGAACAAGGGCTAA
- a CDS encoding DUF971 domain-containing protein, translating into MNQAPVAIRNSATQATLSVDWGQGQVQVLAHGRLRAGCPCSKCRAARLAQRIDVVADGVRITAVHAQGYGLQLVFDDGHDRGIYPWSYLRELGEVAG; encoded by the coding sequence ATGAACCAGGCACCCGTCGCAATACGTAACAGTGCCACGCAAGCGACATTGAGCGTGGATTGGGGGCAAGGGCAGGTACAGGTGCTCGCCCACGGGCGCCTGCGTGCCGGGTGTCCGTGCTCGAAATGCCGGGCGGCTCGGCTGGCGCAGCGCATCGACGTGGTAGCGGATGGCGTCCGCATCACGGCAGTTCACGCACAGGGCTATGGGCTGCAATTGGTGTTCGACGATGGCCACGACCGCGGCATCTACCCCTGGAGCTATTTGCGTGAACTGGGGGAGGTGGCAGGTTGA